From a single Poecilia reticulata strain Guanapo linkage group LG2, Guppy_female_1.0+MT, whole genome shotgun sequence genomic region:
- the LOC103482284 gene encoding uncharacterized protein LOC103482284 isoform X1, which produces MQLLTFLAALSSILHPAPSLAPAGSVALSRLDRWVRSGLQVLQWDQLDRCLRMSSMSEADCRRLSHLPLSSVAVYMSEQRSAAGPSNKVLAILPDFSSGMLSSKLRGSFNVGRMLNRHHQPLYSSSAHDVVLVLDPSPGENFGHPVVLFYVDINVTKKKCSHLDGIYLGDECLTLALKGRCQNQLKRRQTGPQRLFGSRRVAGGTLGGGTAGSRLLERAIGGFCEVHFLPLVVAVGDSSWTQRLKCVDNAEFARCPQQLPMSSPGLPVSSCELNKNTRRCHQQPLATHLSCRLYQTCDHAVLISGGWQPQMTFQHHAQNLQKFYKMLRNNGFHKNHINTFFASSGQLLDVEGVYSATEKAVIRNHVSYICRKQHCADTLVLYLNSPTRTDGTMLLWDANXNGIQADLKERYSVSELLADLAGCRASRVLLFVDQSYSGVLSKRLRSSQKHHNVVLIQHQSHQXHRLFQGWDDNSWSSISAATCLLDHLEKVDGMSRLLEPWAGLLNVTLAGAPCNATPALTDSEMQREYQGCQNLPTALWYQKHGRTN; this is translated from the exons ATGCAGCTCCTCACGTTCCTCGCTGCTCTCTCCTCCATCCTCCACCCTGCTCCCTCTCTGGCCCCTGCGGGCAGCGTGGCCCTCAGCCGGCTGGACCGCTGGGTACGCTCGGGGCTCCAGGTGCTGCAGTGGGACCAGCTGGACCGCTGCCTCCGCATGTCCTCCATGTCTGAGGCAGACTGCAGACGGCTCAGCCACCTGCCGCTGTCCTCTGTGGCCGTGTACATGTCGGAGCAGCGCAGCGCTGCAG GTCCCTCAAACAAAGTCCTGGCTATCCTGCCCGACTTTTCCAGCGGCATGCTGAGCTCCAAGCTGAGGGGAAGCTTCAATGTTGGGCGGATGCTGAACAGACATCACCAGCCCCTCTACAGTTCCTCTGCCCATGAtgttgttctggttctggatccaTCACCAGGGGAGAACTTTGGACACCCTGTGGTCCTCTTTTATGTGGACATAAATGTGACAAAGAAGAAATGTTCCCACCTGGATGGCATTTACTTGG GAGACGAGTGTTTGACTCTGGCTTTGAAGGGTCGCTGCCAGAACCAGCTGAAGCGCCGTCAGACCGGTCCACAGAGGCTGTTTGGCAGCAGACGGGTGGCAGGTGGGACGCTGGGTGGAGGCACCGCCGGCAGCCGCTTGCTGGAACGAGCCATCGGAGGTTTCTGTGAGGTTCACTTTCTGCCACTGGTGGTTGCCGTCGGAGACAGCAGTTGGACGCAGAGACTCAAATGTGTTG ACAACGCAGAATTTGCCAGGTGTCCCCAGCAGCTTCCCATGAGCTCTCCCGGTCTGCCTGTGTCAAGCTGTGAGCTCAATAAAAACACCAGGCGCTGCCACCAGCAGCCACTGGCCACACACCTGTCCTGCCGCCTCTATCAGACCTGTGACCATGCCGTGCTCATCTCAG GTGGTTGGCAGCCTCAGATGACATTTCAGCATCACGCTCAGAATCTTCAGAAGTTCTACAAAATGCTCAGAAACAATGGTTTCCATAAAAATCACATCAACACTTTCTTCGCCAGCAGTGGACAGCTTCTAG ACGTAGAGGGCGTTTACTCCGCAACAGAGAAGGCAGTGATCCGTAACCATGTGTCATACATTTGCCGGAAGCAGCATTGTGCCGACACTCTGGTTCTGTACCTGAACTCACCGACACGCACTGATGGGACCATGCTGCTGTGGGACGCCAACMTGAATGGCATC CAGGCTGACCTGAAGGAGCGCTACTCGGTGAGCGAACTGCTGGCTGACCTGGCCGGCTGCAGGGCCTCTCGGGTTCTCCTGTTTGTGGATCAGAGCTACAGCGGGGTCTTGTCCAAAAGGCTAAGGAGTTCCCAGAAACACCATAACGTGGTGTTGATCCAGCATCAGTCCCACCAGAYCCACAGGCTGTTCCAGGGCTGGGATGATAACAGCTGGTCTTCTATCAGTGCTGCCACTTGCCTGTTAGACCACCTGGAGAAG GTTGACGGGATGTCTCGGCTCTTGGAGCCATGGGCCGGCCTACTAAACGTGACGCTGGCAGGAGCTCCGTGTAATGCGACCCCCGCTCTTACAGACAGTGAGATGCAGCGAGAGTATCAGGGCTGCCAGAACCTGCCGACTGCTCTGTGGTATCAGAAGCATGGGAGGACCAACTGA
- the LOC103482284 gene encoding uncharacterized protein LOC103482284 isoform X2, with the protein MQLLTFLAALSSILHPAPSLAPAGSVALSRLDRWVRSGLQVLQWDQLDRCLRMSSMSEADCRRLSHLPLSSVAVYMSEQRSAAGPSNKVLAILPDFSSGMLSSKLRGSFNVGRMLNRHHQPLYSSSAHDVVLVLDPSPGENFGHPVVLFYVDINVTKKKCSHLDGIYLGDECLTLALKGRCQNQLKRRQTGPQRLFGSRRVAGGTLGGGTAGSRLLERAIGGFCEVHFLPLVVAVGDSSWTQRLKCVDNAEFARCPQQLPMSSPGLPVSSCELNKNTRRCHQQPLATHLSCRLYQTCDHAVLISGGWQPQMTFQHHAQNLQKFYKMLRNNGFHKNHINTFFASSGQLLDVEGVYSATEKAVIRNHVSYICRKQHCADTLVLYLNSPTRTDGTMLLWDANXNGIADLKERYSVSELLADLAGCRASRVLLFVDQSYSGVLSKRLRSSQKHHNVVLIQHQSHQXHRLFQGWDDNSWSSISAATCLLDHLEKVDGMSRLLEPWAGLLNVTLAGAPCNATPALTDSEMQREYQGCQNLPTALWYQKHGRTN; encoded by the exons ATGCAGCTCCTCACGTTCCTCGCTGCTCTCTCCTCCATCCTCCACCCTGCTCCCTCTCTGGCCCCTGCGGGCAGCGTGGCCCTCAGCCGGCTGGACCGCTGGGTACGCTCGGGGCTCCAGGTGCTGCAGTGGGACCAGCTGGACCGCTGCCTCCGCATGTCCTCCATGTCTGAGGCAGACTGCAGACGGCTCAGCCACCTGCCGCTGTCCTCTGTGGCCGTGTACATGTCGGAGCAGCGCAGCGCTGCAG GTCCCTCAAACAAAGTCCTGGCTATCCTGCCCGACTTTTCCAGCGGCATGCTGAGCTCCAAGCTGAGGGGAAGCTTCAATGTTGGGCGGATGCTGAACAGACATCACCAGCCCCTCTACAGTTCCTCTGCCCATGAtgttgttctggttctggatccaTCACCAGGGGAGAACTTTGGACACCCTGTGGTCCTCTTTTATGTGGACATAAATGTGACAAAGAAGAAATGTTCCCACCTGGATGGCATTTACTTGG GAGACGAGTGTTTGACTCTGGCTTTGAAGGGTCGCTGCCAGAACCAGCTGAAGCGCCGTCAGACCGGTCCACAGAGGCTGTTTGGCAGCAGACGGGTGGCAGGTGGGACGCTGGGTGGAGGCACCGCCGGCAGCCGCTTGCTGGAACGAGCCATCGGAGGTTTCTGTGAGGTTCACTTTCTGCCACTGGTGGTTGCCGTCGGAGACAGCAGTTGGACGCAGAGACTCAAATGTGTTG ACAACGCAGAATTTGCCAGGTGTCCCCAGCAGCTTCCCATGAGCTCTCCCGGTCTGCCTGTGTCAAGCTGTGAGCTCAATAAAAACACCAGGCGCTGCCACCAGCAGCCACTGGCCACACACCTGTCCTGCCGCCTCTATCAGACCTGTGACCATGCCGTGCTCATCTCAG GTGGTTGGCAGCCTCAGATGACATTTCAGCATCACGCTCAGAATCTTCAGAAGTTCTACAAAATGCTCAGAAACAATGGTTTCCATAAAAATCACATCAACACTTTCTTCGCCAGCAGTGGACAGCTTCTAG ACGTAGAGGGCGTTTACTCCGCAACAGAGAAGGCAGTGATCCGTAACCATGTGTCATACATTTGCCGGAAGCAGCATTGTGCCGACACTCTGGTTCTGTACCTGAACTCACCGACACGCACTGATGGGACCATGCTGCTGTGGGACGCCAACMTGAATGGCATC GCTGACCTGAAGGAGCGCTACTCGGTGAGCGAACTGCTGGCTGACCTGGCCGGCTGCAGGGCCTCTCGGGTTCTCCTGTTTGTGGATCAGAGCTACAGCGGGGTCTTGTCCAAAAGGCTAAGGAGTTCCCAGAAACACCATAACGTGGTGTTGATCCAGCATCAGTCCCACCAGAYCCACAGGCTGTTCCAGGGCTGGGATGATAACAGCTGGTCTTCTATCAGTGCTGCCACTTGCCTGTTAGACCACCTGGAGAAG GTTGACGGGATGTCTCGGCTCTTGGAGCCATGGGCCGGCCTACTAAACGTGACGCTGGCAGGAGCTCCGTGTAATGCGACCCCCGCTCTTACAGACAGTGAGATGCAGCGAGAGTATCAGGGCTGCCAGAACCTGCCGACTGCTCTGTGGTATCAGAAGCATGGGAGGACCAACTGA
- the ttll4 gene encoding tubulin monoglutamylase TTLL4 isoform X1 gives MPTNQSSPWGGGNLRPCSSTHNVPTAALVSGATFKSSFRHTPPELHKATSLDKHLPSTGASSMMSSVCPVWKTGNGNGSNTRSHHLASDKSAKQPEHQNRTRKPNQNLAVSELNRPNASILVQEVQLRGVTEGCLPAQSLQSGDGAALVPGQDSTVHVPLESSPGCHGDLFIRGHATVPQSAKLMPKTTDCSSSPPVPHLCLKLSKHQGTKLRKNTSGHKGTKLDTRSTKWQLNSPRWSHSAKMPTKPTKTQNGRATRSPSRNQRLVKGGPAGALVTAANRKSHSEPLPQLPTCRELDSSPCSDVPAVQCGDQCLQPTGLHAGEGVAPCVAGALVGSVTNQISAIHLTKEGQPSSTSTQSLYSSSSVTEEQLMSLECVMQVDGMEEELPDELENAFSDDDDSECYSIIRSSSSDTSIPCISSIEEPMVLGAEDDREERPALVPSLFPLMRPTLYFSTANEKVELLPVEQRRLLKWKMSSVTPNIVKHTIARSHFKATKKSNNWLGCWGHHMKSPGFKAIGEHQKLNHFPGTFQIGRKDRLWRNLSKMQHRFGKQEFNFFPKTFILPQDIKLLRKAWEDSGSKKKWIIKPPASARGMGIQVIHKWSQLPRRRPLLVQKYLHKPYLIGGNKFDLRIYVYVTSYEPLRIYLFSDGLVRFASCKYSSSMKTLNNKFMHLTNYSVNKKNSEYQTNSDDKACQGHKWALKALWHFLGSKGINTDLIWEKIKDIVIKTIIASEPYVNTLLKMHLKTPHSCHELFGFDIMLDENLKPWILEVNISPSLHSNSALDVSIKGQMIRDLLNLAGFRIPPREEVVSSCSSASSSTSSLHGGNKGKSKSDVSADEKVKRAFYLAQHYADQDFLSSVLDILTPEDVRVLAESEDELNRRGEFERIFPSQSSSRYLRFFECPRYLNILLDQWEQKHCNNRTKCISLLRLLCQKGIHLGSSDSAHMWSKSSCKSRMEAQKPSVESPSRSRVVVSHRNASDDDCSDPESPSVSSLLSSQSTGSSVSSSACASPQPTPIQNLLPQHFSSF, from the exons ATGCCCACCAACCAGTCATCGCCGTGGGGCGGAGGGAATCTCAGGCCATGCTCCAGCACACATAATGTCCCCACTGCTGCCTTGGTTTCAGGTGCAACTTTTAAATCATCTTTCAGGCACACTCCACCGGAGCTCCACAAGGCTACCAGCCTGGACAAACATCTGCCATCTACCGGTGCTTCATCCATGATGTCATCTGTGTGTCCTGTGTGGAAGACAGGCAATGGAAATGGTTCAAACACCAGGAGTCACCACCTTGCATCGGATAAGTCAGCGAAGCAGCCAGAACACCAGAACCGGACTCGGAAACCAAATCAGAACCTGGCAGTGTCAGAACTGAATCGACCTAATGCCAGCATCCTGGTACAGGAGGTCCAGCTGAGAGGAGTCACCGAGGGCTGTTTACCAGCCCAGTCCCTTCAGTCTGGAGATGGAGCCGCATTGGTGCCTGGTCAGGATTCCACTGTCCATGTGCCACTGGAGTCTTCACCAGGTTGTCATGGAGACCTGTTCATCAGAGGACATGCCACTGTGCCACAAAGCGCCAAGCTGATG CCTAAGACTACAGACTGTTCCTCTTCACCACCAGTGCCTCACCTGTGCTTGAAGCTGTCCAAACATCAGGGAACCAAGTTACGGAAGAACACCTCTGGCCACAAGGGCACAAAGCTAGACACGAGAAGCACAAAGTGGCAGCTAAACTCTCCACGATGGAGCCATTCAGCGAAGATGCCAACAAAACCCACTAAGACCCAAAATGGCCGTGCAACACGGTCGCCTTCAAGGAATCAGCGGCTAGTTAAAGGTGGTCCTGCAGGTGCTCTGGTTACAGCTGCAAACCGCAAATCCCACAGTGAACCGTTGCCCCAGCTACCTACATGCAGAGAACTGGATTCATCTCCCTGTAGCGATGTGCCAGCTGTGCAGTGTGGCGATCAATGTCTGCAGCCCACAGGGCTCCATGCTGGTGAAGGTGTAGCTCCATGCGTTGCTGGAGCTTTGGTGGGCTCAGTCACCAATCAGATATCAGCCATTCACCTCACCAAGGAAGGACAGCCTTCCTCCACTTCAACTCAGTCTCTGTACTCATCCTCATCAGTGACGGAGGAGCAGCTGATGAG CTTGGAGTGTGTGATGCAGGTGGATGGAATGGAGGAGGAGCTTCCAGATGAGCTGGAAAATGCCTTCAGTGATGATG atgattcaGAATGTTATTCCATCAttcgttcttcttcttctgataCATCAATTCCTTGCATCTCTAG TATTGAAGAACCGATGGTGTTGGGGGCAGAGGATGATCGAGAGGAGCGACCGGCGCTTGTACCCAGCCTGTTTCCCCTCATGCGCCCCACACTCTACTTCAGCACAGCCAATGAGAAAG TGGAGCTGCTGCCTGTCGAACAGAGACGCCTACTCAAATGGAAGATGAGCTCCGTTACCCCCAACATCGTCAAGCACACCATTGCTAGGTCACACTTCAAAGCCACCAAGA AGAGCAACAACTGGCTGGGCTGCTGGGGACACCACATGAAATCTCCTGGCTTTAAGGCCATCGGCGAGCACCAGAAG ttgaaTCACTTTCCAGGAACCTTTCAGATTGGCAGGAAGGACCGACTTTGGAGGAATCTGTCCAAGATGCAGCATCGCTTTGGCAAGCAGGAGTTTAACTTTTTCCCAAAGACGTTCATCCTTCCTCAGGATATCAAACTGCTGCGGAAGGCATGGGAAGATAGTGGCTCCAAGAAGAAGTGGATCATTAAACCT CCTGCATCAGCCAGAGGAATGGGGATCCAGGTCATCCACAAATGGAGTCAGCTGCCCCGCAGGAGACCActgctggtgcagaa GTACCTTCACAAACCCTACCTCATTGGCGGGAACAAGTTTGACTTGCGGATCTACGTCTATGTGACATCCTACGAGCCGCTCCGAATTTACCTGTTCTCTGACGGACTGGTCCGCTTCGCCAGCTGCAA gtATTCGTCTTCCATGAAGACCCTAAACAACAAGTTCATGCACCTGACCAACTACAGCGTGAACAAGAAGAACTCTGAGTACCAGACAAACAGTGATGACAAGGCCTGCCAGGGACACAAATG GGCTTTGAAGGCTCTGTGGCACTTCCTTGGGTCTAAAGGCATCAACACCGACTTGATATGGGAGAAGATTAAAGACATTGTGATCAAAACTATTATAGC TTCTGAGCCATATGTGAACACCCTGCTGAAGATGCACCTGAAAACACCTCACAGCTGCCACGAGCTGTTTGGCTTCGACATCATGCTGGACGAGAACCTCAAACCCTGGATCCTGGAGGTCAACATATCACCCAG CCTCCACTCCAACTCTGCCCTGGATGTTTCCATTAAAGGCCAGATGATCAGAGACCTCCTGAACCTGGCCGGCTTCAGGATTCCCCCGAGAGAAGAAGTGGTGTCCTCCTGCAGCAGTGCCTCCAGCTCCACCAGCAG TTTGCATGGCGGGaacaaaggaaagagcaaatcTGATGTGTCTGCTGATGAGAAAGTAAAACGAGCCTTTTATCTTGCACAGCACTATGCTGACCAG GACTTCCTATCATCAGTGTTGGACATTTTGACTCCCGAGGACGTCCGCGTGCTGGCCGAGAGTGAAGACGAACTGAATCGACGAGGAGAGTTTGAGCGCATTTTTCCATCGCAGTCTTCATCACGCTATCTTCGCTTCTTTGAGTGTCCCAGATACCTCAACATCCTGCTGGATCAGTGGGAGCAGAAGCACTGCAATAACCGGACCAAAT GCATCAGTTTGCTGAGGCTTCTCTGTCAGAAAGGAATCCATCTGGGGAGCAGTGACTCCGCTCACATG TGGTCCAAGAGTAGCTGCAAGTCGAGGATGGAAGCCCAGAAGCCAAGTGTGGAGAGTCCATCCAGATCCAG GGTGGTGGTCAGCCACCGTAACGCCTCTGATGACGACTGTTCAGACCCAGAGTCGCCGTCTGTCTCCAGCCTGCTCAGCTCCCAGAGTACGGGGTCCAGTGTGAGCAGCAGTGCCTGTGCCAGCCCTCAGCCCACCCCCATTCAGAACCTGCTGCCTCAGCACTTTTCCTCCTTCTGA
- the ttll4 gene encoding tubulin monoglutamylase TTLL4 isoform X2, translated as MTVIIEEPMVLGAEDDREERPALVPSLFPLMRPTLYFSTANEKVELLPVEQRRLLKWKMSSVTPNIVKHTIARSHFKATKKSNNWLGCWGHHMKSPGFKAIGEHQKLNHFPGTFQIGRKDRLWRNLSKMQHRFGKQEFNFFPKTFILPQDIKLLRKAWEDSGSKKKWIIKPPASARGMGIQVIHKWSQLPRRRPLLVQKYLHKPYLIGGNKFDLRIYVYVTSYEPLRIYLFSDGLVRFASCKYSSSMKTLNNKFMHLTNYSVNKKNSEYQTNSDDKACQGHKWALKALWHFLGSKGINTDLIWEKIKDIVIKTIIASEPYVNTLLKMHLKTPHSCHELFGFDIMLDENLKPWILEVNISPSLHSNSALDVSIKGQMIRDLLNLAGFRIPPREEVVSSCSSASSSTSSLHGGNKGKSKSDVSADEKVKRAFYLAQHYADQDFLSSVLDILTPEDVRVLAESEDELNRRGEFERIFPSQSSSRYLRFFECPRYLNILLDQWEQKHCNNRTKCISLLRLLCQKGIHLGSSDSAHMWSKSSCKSRMEAQKPSVESPSRSRVVVSHRNASDDDCSDPESPSVSSLLSSQSTGSSVSSSACASPQPTPIQNLLPQHFSSF; from the exons ATGACTGTCAT TATTGAAGAACCGATGGTGTTGGGGGCAGAGGATGATCGAGAGGAGCGACCGGCGCTTGTACCCAGCCTGTTTCCCCTCATGCGCCCCACACTCTACTTCAGCACAGCCAATGAGAAAG TGGAGCTGCTGCCTGTCGAACAGAGACGCCTACTCAAATGGAAGATGAGCTCCGTTACCCCCAACATCGTCAAGCACACCATTGCTAGGTCACACTTCAAAGCCACCAAGA AGAGCAACAACTGGCTGGGCTGCTGGGGACACCACATGAAATCTCCTGGCTTTAAGGCCATCGGCGAGCACCAGAAG ttgaaTCACTTTCCAGGAACCTTTCAGATTGGCAGGAAGGACCGACTTTGGAGGAATCTGTCCAAGATGCAGCATCGCTTTGGCAAGCAGGAGTTTAACTTTTTCCCAAAGACGTTCATCCTTCCTCAGGATATCAAACTGCTGCGGAAGGCATGGGAAGATAGTGGCTCCAAGAAGAAGTGGATCATTAAACCT CCTGCATCAGCCAGAGGAATGGGGATCCAGGTCATCCACAAATGGAGTCAGCTGCCCCGCAGGAGACCActgctggtgcagaa GTACCTTCACAAACCCTACCTCATTGGCGGGAACAAGTTTGACTTGCGGATCTACGTCTATGTGACATCCTACGAGCCGCTCCGAATTTACCTGTTCTCTGACGGACTGGTCCGCTTCGCCAGCTGCAA gtATTCGTCTTCCATGAAGACCCTAAACAACAAGTTCATGCACCTGACCAACTACAGCGTGAACAAGAAGAACTCTGAGTACCAGACAAACAGTGATGACAAGGCCTGCCAGGGACACAAATG GGCTTTGAAGGCTCTGTGGCACTTCCTTGGGTCTAAAGGCATCAACACCGACTTGATATGGGAGAAGATTAAAGACATTGTGATCAAAACTATTATAGC TTCTGAGCCATATGTGAACACCCTGCTGAAGATGCACCTGAAAACACCTCACAGCTGCCACGAGCTGTTTGGCTTCGACATCATGCTGGACGAGAACCTCAAACCCTGGATCCTGGAGGTCAACATATCACCCAG CCTCCACTCCAACTCTGCCCTGGATGTTTCCATTAAAGGCCAGATGATCAGAGACCTCCTGAACCTGGCCGGCTTCAGGATTCCCCCGAGAGAAGAAGTGGTGTCCTCCTGCAGCAGTGCCTCCAGCTCCACCAGCAG TTTGCATGGCGGGaacaaaggaaagagcaaatcTGATGTGTCTGCTGATGAGAAAGTAAAACGAGCCTTTTATCTTGCACAGCACTATGCTGACCAG GACTTCCTATCATCAGTGTTGGACATTTTGACTCCCGAGGACGTCCGCGTGCTGGCCGAGAGTGAAGACGAACTGAATCGACGAGGAGAGTTTGAGCGCATTTTTCCATCGCAGTCTTCATCACGCTATCTTCGCTTCTTTGAGTGTCCCAGATACCTCAACATCCTGCTGGATCAGTGGGAGCAGAAGCACTGCAATAACCGGACCAAAT GCATCAGTTTGCTGAGGCTTCTCTGTCAGAAAGGAATCCATCTGGGGAGCAGTGACTCCGCTCACATG TGGTCCAAGAGTAGCTGCAAGTCGAGGATGGAAGCCCAGAAGCCAAGTGTGGAGAGTCCATCCAGATCCAG GGTGGTGGTCAGCCACCGTAACGCCTCTGATGACGACTGTTCAGACCCAGAGTCGCCGTCTGTCTCCAGCCTGCTCAGCTCCCAGAGTACGGGGTCCAGTGTGAGCAGCAGTGCCTGTGCCAGCCCTCAGCCCACCCCCATTCAGAACCTGCTGCCTCAGCACTTTTCCTCCTTCTGA